Part of the Juglans regia cultivar Chandler chromosome 14, Walnut 2.0, whole genome shotgun sequence genome, gatgaatgtgcttcaccggtggcagatCGGAGGTGAGGATGGGttcattgggttgctaggaggtcgagaatgaagtggtgaagaaatggtggccggaggtggcgcgacgacGGCATTGGAGCGAAGAGAACACCCCGGTTTCAAGTCGTGCCTGGAGGAGAACGACGGCGAGTTAGGGGTTGAGATTGAAGGGAGATGGTCGCCGGCCAATGAGGAAGCTAATGGGAGGGACGGTGTCGGACATGGTGGGGCGTGGCGGTGACTGGGTGGAGAATAAGAAAACGCACTGGGAAAGTGGGGGGTGCAGCGcgcgggagaggagagagagagggggggggggcgaaagaaatggagggaaaaagtaaaagaggaagaaaagaaagaagaaaaagaaaaatgaagggaaagaaatgaggttcaatcctcacatcttgggtcacaaaaatgatcaaacggaaacgatttcaaaacaataagttaaataaaataattcaaacgtagtaattaaatgaaaataaaataattaaaaccaacaataacttaatttaatatgaaaattaatttaaatgcataacaataattaatattaagaaatcacatcaatttaattttaacaaaattaaaaatcataaagataaaccaactaaaaaaaatccgacaactttaaaacaagagaatacatttttgaataaataaaaataatcattcagtaaaaatacactaaaatacggggtgttataGGGAAAATCCATGGATTCAAATTCATCCATAGGTAGGACCGACATAGAAGAGGATGAAGACATTTCTGGAATCTCGTTGgcgctctgataccatataaatGAATAGCCCTTGCATCATGCAGGGTCTCTGTATTGATTTATATAGAACTTTACATATTACAATACTAGCTATTTACAGCTAAGGTGATAGTGAGACAATGTTGTACATGATAGTAAGACAATGCTATACATAGAAATAAACTGCTACAATCACGTAGTAGAAAATATGGAGCAAAACATGTTGCAGTGATTCACGACAGTAATAGAGTAAACTTGTCTCTTCAAATCCATGTTCACAGATAGATTCATGATCAAATTATCATTAAGATACAATGTAAAAGAAAACCATGCACCCTACCAGATGaaaatgtatacatatatatcattacaGCACAAGTGTTTTCTATACCCTATTAAGAAGAAATTGGCAAAAGATGTTGATCGCTACTATCCACACATGATGTTAACGTTGTTGATGTAGAACCAGCCCATTGCCCGTACATTTCAGTTCTAACATAATCACCCTCTTCATATTTTTCCTGATCAAGGTTAGAAGCGCCTTTTCTCGACGTTTGAACGGCCACCAACTCCATTGAAACTTCTTTCATCGTAGGTCGtttttttccactcaagttcaaGCACCGTTTTGCAAGATTCGCAACCACAAAGACCTCGTTTTCACCTTCTTTCAAAACTCGATCATCAAGgacatcaaacaaattgtttTCTTCCATTGAACGAATGAAATACGAGGCTAAACCTTTGGTACTTTCTGTTCTTAATGAAGAGATTGCTTTTTGTCCAGTTAATAGCTCAACAAGGACAACTCCAAAACTATAAACGTCACTTTTTTCTGTAAACTGGCTAGTTTGAAAATACTCAGGATCCAAGTATCCAAAAGTACCTTGTACTTGTGTGGTCAGATGAGTTTGATCAATTGCAACAGATCTTGAAGTTCCAAAGTCTGCTACTTTAGCTCTGTACTTTTCATCTAAAAGTATGTTTGTAGACTTGATGTCTCGATGGTAAATGGGTGAAGAAGCTGCTGAGTGCAAGTAGAAGAGAGCTCCGGCGACATCTGCGGCAATTTGTAAGCGCATATCCCATGTTGGGGGAAACTCTTTGTTTTGGTTATTGAGATATTGGGAAAGAGTTCCATTAGGAATAAACTCATAAACAAGTAGAGGAACTTCTGTCTCCAAACAACAACCAAGTAGTTTAACCACGTTCCTGTGGTTAATTTGTGAAAGAATAACAACTTCATTAATGAATTGTTCTAGTTGTCGTTCATCAATTATCTTGGACTTTTTTATTGCGACAATGCTTCCATCTGATAGCATTCCTTTGTAAACCGTACCTTGTCCTCCCTGACCAAGCATTCTGTTTACATTAAACCGGTTTGTGGCCTTCTCCAACTCCTTTGAATCAAACAATTTAGTGGTTTGAACATTGATTTCATTGGAAGATAATTGTTGCTGTAACAATAGTCCACCGTTCCGTTTAAAGAACTTCTCTTTCTGCTTAatcaactttcttttatttactgCTTTGTAGGACAACCATCCACCAATAAGTATTACTACTAGCCCAAGATTAATTCCTGCTCAACTCAATGAAATAGTGAAAAAGATTAATACACTCGATGAAAATGGGAGAAaacgttatattctaaaaaaaaaaagagacattattttctaattgttaTATGATTCAGACGTCTTTCCTAATCACAGCTTGatcattatatgatttttttttttcatttttttttagattaatttgagTAGAATTAGTTGAATTGGAAGATGGAAGTGATCCTGGTTTCTTTGTTGGGTGACACTTCAGATCAGAAGCTAGCTAGTGGGTCGATGCTGATTACTGCAGTTCATGCTGCAATTAGCCGTGGTATGAAGCCAACAAATTAACCAACTTTGGGgggattatatataaaatctgtTTGATGTTAGACCTAATTAATAAGTAGTAGTCATGTCTACAtgattatatatttgtattaatcTCGGATTGAATATGTGTATTTCTggaatagttatatataattttatgccATCGTGCACGGTACTGAACTTAAAAAACTCATGAGTAAGACGTTAGGTTTAAGGTTAAGTTTTAATTTATCAACAAGGCAGGTGCTATATAtccatattaattaaataagaagaCATCGATCAttagagagagtgagaagaCATACCTATAATAATGATGGCAAGCCTGGCACTCCTACGAGTTGGGATTGAGATTGGGATACAGTTATAAGACCCCCAAGTATTTTCACAACGTGTTTGATGACCACAATAGTTATTAGTTGAGTTTTCACATTCGTCAATATCTGATATTGGAGTTATAAACACACTTAGTagtatagaatatatatatatacacacacacatgtatatgtgtgtgcgcGTGCAAAagcagaaaatatatttacactatcaacaatatctatatatagtaaAGAGACCTGCTACCGACATAATTAAATTACACAAAagttaattcataaattaatgtgattttatgagatctattagatttaatttataataaaataaagtactTTATAATATGACGTATCATATGattaaatcacgtcaatttatgaatttatttttatgtaacttttttataactaaaatattttcttattgtgTAAGTACAAATCGTATTTTCGAAGTAAGAGAGATAAATATGCAAACTagaatacatacataaatatagaaatatatgGATATTCATACAAAAGCAGTCCACCAGTGGGATTTGTTTCACcattgagttattttattttatttttaaggaaacacttttaattaattatatatatagatataataattataactaaataaAGAGGGAGGGGTCCTTGGGCCGGTGCGACTAACCCACCTATACACGCATCAATACTACAGCTCTTTAGAACTCACGATAggcattataaattaatataaaaaaaattctatttatcatatttacatCACatattacttataattttttatttttttctcttgttaaaTATGCAATGTATACACGATGAATAtaagaactcaattaattttaaaaaaataaaaaataaatttaaaaaataaaaataaatataatgtatagagatattgatgaatagtaaagctctaaatataaacaaacaaaaataatggttCGACATATATTAAAACCAATActttttttagatgaaaatataatttatatgttaaatataattaattaacagtcgatttaacaaaagaaattaaaaatagtaaataggCATTATAGATGGTAGAGGTTTACCTTGACATCCTTCAAGAACATAGGGATTTCCATGGAAGCCGCGATCGCATCTACATCTGGAAATGTAAGTAAAGCTCCAATCAAAAGAAGAATAACCGCCGGAGGCACAGCTACTTGGTGGCGAGTGATTCGGATCTACTGGAAGCAAACTTTTGGTAGTACTATCAATCACCCAATCCAATACCACTGGAAAGGATATATTTGGATTTGGCATTTCGAAATTGTTCTCAAACC contains:
- the LOC108999649 gene encoding wall-associated receptor kinase-like 22; this translates as MLSCSICAFALAANITRSPSCPAECSGNNVSIPYPFGIGDGCYISNWFEIVCNETDTFNGKSRIPVIRRFNLEVLEILLDNGQVRVNYPLFTSCTNDPNITFKEELAGSPFVFSSSGNSFVAMGCNNSASMWSNDGKVSIGAVCQSACDHKTISSRNGKSCQDIDCCQTSIPKDIQSFTAKIEPRSYDSEKVVGECRYAFLVQRQWFENNFEMPNPNISFPVVLDWVIDSTTKSLLPVDPNHSPPSSCASGGYSSFDWSFTYISRCRCDRGFHGNPYVLEGCQGINLGLVVILIGGWLSYKAVNKRKLIKQKEKFFKRNGGLLLQQQLSSNEINVQTTKLFDSKELEKATNRFNVNRMLGQGGQGTVYKGMLSDGSIVAIKKSKIIDERQLEQFINEVVILSQINHRNVVKLLGCCLETEVPLLVYEFIPNGTLSQYLNNQNKEFPPTWDMRLQIAADVAGALFYLHSAASSPIYHRDIKSTNILLDEKYRAKVADFGTSRSVAIDQTHLTTQVQGTFGYLDPEYFQTSQFTEKSDVYSFGVVLVELLTGQKAISSLRTESTKGLASYFIRSMEENNLFDVLDDRVLKEGENEVFVVANLAKRCLNLSGKKRPTMKEVSMELVAVQTSRKGASNLDQEKYEEGDYVRTEMYGQWAGSTSTTLTSCVDSSDQHLLPISS